A window of Garra rufa chromosome 11, GarRuf1.0, whole genome shotgun sequence genomic DNA:
CCCTGCTCAAAAAGATATATAATAGGCAAACTTCTTTTGTAGTTGGTATTCTGTCACTGTAATATCAATGTAGGTTCTAATTTTTAGTATATTTAGGAAAGAGAAAATGCATTTACTTTAACAAACTAAGGACTGCATATAGGAAGTTGAATTATTAGTTCACAGAAGAGGAAATCctgtagataaaaaaaaaaaatgcatactaCCCCATGACAGCAACTCCTACATTTCCTTCCATTAGCAAAAACTTTGCTCTTAATAAATATACAATATGATCAAACATGTAACATACTATTATAAATAACTCCAATAATTACCTGAATATCTCAATCATACTCCACAGATAGAAGACAAAGAAGACCACGGGTTTGTTCTGCATATCCTCTAATGTTCCAAATATGACAAAAAGGATGAAGTTCCTCCCCATCACCTTTAAAAGAAATTGATCTTTGACAGTATATCTTTAATATCTCACTAggtgtgtttccattacagatttgcgcaaaacttttgcCAAATTCTATAAATCTCGATAATGTTGTGAAATGAgggtgtttccattaaccgatgttatgcaacTAAACATAATTTTTCCTCTTGTAATAAGTTATGGGGATCGATGTTGGTAGGTTTACATACAGTTGTGCTTAAAATTATTCATTATAGGTCTGCATTGTTTaatttgatctttcattcaaaaatttCTAATTAATTTGCTAGACACTACTGGAACTTCAAACTGGACtgggtcagatgaaacaaaaaaaatagcTTTTCAGCAGCAAACACTGTAGGTTTGGTGCACACAGgtataaaaaagtaccccatatGTACAATGAAATACCAtaggttatagtacattaaagaatgatcatgtgacttacATACGCAAGGTGAcctataaatacaaaaaaaagctgtttccactgcaattttgtaaaatatttctttttcCAATTTCCTGAAAAACCATCTCATGTGAGCGTagaaacttttttgcgatataaaAGAGTTTTTGCGAAATTGACGCATTTCCCCTAGGCGCATTTTCAATCCGCAGTTTTAATTTGCGTAATTTAAAgagtaatggaaacgcagctactgtcATTAAATTTATTAGTATACAATGAAGTGCATTTAACTACAGAATGGGGCACACCAGACATACCTGAATGAAAGCAGGCATGACCCCCGTCTTAACCAACCCAACAGCAGGATTAATAACCTCCATTATTGCCAGCATCTGACAGAAGTACATCACATCGGCAATGGTATGAAATGTGTCGTAGAAAGAATCTGTTGAAAAGAAAAACAGTAAGGACCATACTGAACTTAGAACtgaggctacgtttacactagtgcgttttcgttttaaaacacaTAACTTTTCTTACTGTTAcgcctgtcgtttacactactctTGCATTTTCGACCCTCGAAAATGAAGACTTTCGAAAACActgcagaccccattttagtttaaaaaacTGCATAGTTGCATTTCAGTGTGAACAGATtaaaacttaaaggaacactcctttttttggaaataggctcattctccaactccaaaCTCCAACTTTTAAAATGCtgctttaaaatgaaaacactaGTGTAAACCTGCTAGAGACAACTCTAAAACTGTTTTCACACTTTACACCAACCATTGAAAGCGGCTTTTCACACTTGAAATAGTTAACACTGGGTCTTTCTAAACTCTTGGTAAATGAAATTCTGGCTTCATTGCTTCATGTTTCACACTGCTTGCATATTTGCATATTTGTGGTGTCAGTGTCATTGATTGAACGAACGCAGCACACAGCTTGTTTACATAAAGGCTCTAGAATAGCGCATCCTTTGGGCACGGTTTCCCTCAAATGCCGAAATGACTGTTTATACAATTTTAACTTTGTTTTCTATAATTGCCCAAAGCTTGAGAATTTGAAGTGACTGGCATCTAGTCATAACATTCAAACACTGCATTGGTTCACACTGTTCAAGTTTGGCAGGGTTAACACAGGAAAAGTTGTGCTAACCATGTTTCTGAGAAGAGGTTTCTTAACTCCTGGGTAAAAAGCGGTGCTAACCTGCTTCTAAAAGTCCCAATGAGTTTTTTTAAGTAGGATTTATGAGGCTCAAACTGAATTCTGTGAAACTGCATATCACATGcacatttataaatatacaaaacTTTGCATAACAGACCTGCAGGCCTTCTCAACAAATTCAAATGAGATGAATTTCCTCAGAATGACAAGAGCTGAAAAGCAGAACTGTATCTTTAAGCTGCTCGCAAAATACAGCTGTAAAACTAGACTAACCTTGCCTAAGAATGAACAGACGTACAGTCATGTTGACAAATATCCAGGAATAACCGAGGAACTGGACCAAGTTGTACATAAAGAGAAATCCTTTTTTCAAGCCAAGAAAAGCTGCAAACACAGAAACATAAAAAAAGAGTAATGAATACATAGTTATTATTTGGTAAGTTGACCCAATGGGTTTACTTCATAATTGAAAAAATTGTATGTATACTCACGGTCCTTACGAACCCTTGACTCAATGCTGACTTTGTTTATTTTCTCTTCCTGTGTACAGTAAACAGTTTAACACATCAGACAGTGCACTACTGTGAAGCTCCTCAAGTACAACAAATCATTCATGTTTTGGGTTATTAGTAAACCTCTTCACCTTCTCTCTGAGCTCCATTTCTGCATCTGACTCATCCAGCCAACGGTCAAAATCAGGTGCTAAAAACAGAGGCTTCTTCTCTTGCTTCGTGAGCCGATCCCACCAGGCGTGCTCCTGCTTCCTTACCGTAATATTCACTTGCCGCTGGGTGGATTTGTGTTTTACCTGTGGACACAAACATTTTCATGTTTCTCCAACAATGACAAATGACAAGGCACTTCATTGTGCAacaaaacactttacaataaaaattttttttttgcaatttctcagaacagagtaaaaaaaaaagactgttacCTCAGGTTTAACCGGTTT
This region includes:
- the hacd3 gene encoding very-long-chain (3R)-3-hydroxyacyl-CoA dehydratase, with product MQALTPHVYWAQRHGEIYLRVEISDAQNLSIGVEENILRFKGQGHGAKGENEYEFILEFLKPVKPEVKHKSTQRQVNITVRKQEHAWWDRLTKQEKKPLFLAPDFDRWLDESDAEMELREKEEKINKVSIESRVRKDPFLGLKKGFLFMYNLVQFLGYSWIFVNMTVRLFILRQDSFYDTFHTIADVMYFCQMLAIMEVINPAVGLVKTGVMPAFIQVMGRNFILFVIFGTLEDMQNKPVVFFVFYLWSMIEIFRYPFYMLACIDTEWKLLTWLRYTIWIPLYPLGVIAEAVAVIQSIPIFDETKLLSFPLPKAIGSALSFSYILQLYLVIMFLGLFINFRHLFKQRSRRFRTKKRKAN